The Pseudogulbenkiania sp. MAI-1 sequence AAGATTGCTCTTGGTCGCGCGCATCTTGTCCTGCAGGAATTCCATCGCCTCGAGGTCGTCCATCGGGTACAGGAGCTTGCGCAGCACCCAGATGCGCTGCAGCTGGTCCTGCGGAATCAGCAGCTCTTCGCGGCGGGTGCCGGAGCGGTTGATGTTGATCGCCGGGAAGATCCGCTTCTCGGCCATGCGGCGGTCGAGGTGGATCTCCATGTTGCCGGTGCCCTTGAATTCCTCGTAGATCACGTCGTCCATGCGCGAACCGGTGTCGATCAGCGCGGTGGCGATGATGGTCAGCGAACCGCCCTCTTCCACGTTGCGCGCGGCGCCGAAGAAGCGCTTCGGGCGCTGCAGGGCGTTGGCGTCGACACCGCCGGTCAGCACCTTGCCGGAGGCCGGGATCACAGTGTTGTAGGCACGCGCCAGACGCGTGATCGAATCGAGCAGGATCACCACGTCCTTCTTGTGCTCGACCAGGCGCTTGGCCTTCTCGATCACCATCTCGGCAACCTGCACGTGACGAGTGGCCGGTTCGTCGAAGGTGGACGACACCACTTCACCGCGTACCGAACGGGTCATCTCGGTCACTTCTTCCGGACGCTCGTCAATCAGGAGCACGATCAGCTCGACTTCCGGATGATTGGCGGTGATGGCATGGGCCAGGTTCTGCAGCATCACCGTCTTGCCCGACTTCGGCGGAGCGACCAAGAGGCCGCGCTGGCCCTTGCCGATCGGGGCGATCAGGTCGATCACCCGGCTGGTGATGTTCTCTTCGGCACGGATATCGCGCTCCAACACCAGGCGCTCGGTTGGAAACAACGGCGTCAGGTTCTCGAACAGGATCTTGTGCTTGGCGTTTTCCGGCGGCCCACCGTTGACCTTGTCGACTTTCACCAGCGCAAAATAGCGTTCGCCGTCCTTCGGCGTGCGGATTTCGCCTTCGATCGAGTCGCCGGTGTGCAGGTTGAAGCGGCGGATCTGGCTGGGGCTGACATAGATGTCGTCCGGGCCGGCCAGGTACGAGGTATCCGGGCTGCGCAGGAAACCGAAGCCGTCCGGCAGCACTTCCAGCGTACCATCGCCAAAAATGCTCTCGCCTTTCTTGGCCTGGTTCTTCAGCAGGGCGAAAATCAGGTCTTGCTTGCGCAGGCGGTTGGCGCCGTCGATCTCGTTGGCAATGGCCTTTTCAACGAGTTCGGTAACAGGAAGGTGTTTAAGGTCAGATAGGTGCATGGCAGCCGTGGTCGACTCGAATACGGATTAAGCGGGAATGCTCGACAAGGAGTGTGAAGCGGATACGGAGCGGGCGACAATGATGTCGCCCGCTGGTGAAGAATTTGACAGAAGGATAGGCGGTTTAGATGTGGCTGTCAATAAACGCCGTCAGTTGGCTCTTGGCGAGCGCGCCGACCTTGGTGGCCACCACGTTGCCATCCTTGAAGATCATCAGGGTCGGGATGCCGCGGATGCCGAATTTCGGCGGGGTCTGCTCGTTCTGGTCGATGTTCAGTTTCACCACTTTCAGGCGGCCGTCATACTCTTTGGACACTTCGTCCAGAATCGGGGCGATCATCTTGCACGGGCCGCACCATTCGGCCCAGTAGTCGACCAGCACCGGGCCCTGGGCCTTCAGTACGTCCTGTTCAAAAGAATCGTCGGTCACGTGCTGGATCAGATCGCTCATATCGTCCTCTCAATTGGTTTTGTCTTGTCGCCGGCAAACGGCATGGCACAAGGGATGGTAGCAAGCACGGCCAGCAGGGGCAACCCTGCCGGCTTCATGTCATTAATAATGAGGCTGGGGGCGGGGCTTTCAAGACCCCAGCAAGGCAGCCGCCAGCAACGCACGGGTATAGGATTGAGCCGGTGCCTCGAATACCTGGCGGGTCGGCCCGGCCTCGACCACCTTCCCGTCCTTGAGCACGATGACCTCGTGCGCCACGGCGCGGATCACCGCCAGGTCGTGGCTGATGAACAGGTAACTCAGCCCGTACTTGTGCTGCAGCCGGCGCAGCAGCTGCAGCACCTGCTTTTGCAGCGTGGCATCGAGCGCACTGGTCGGCTCGTCGAGCAGCATCAGCTTGGGACGCAGCACCAGGGCGCGGGCGATGGCGATGCGCTGGCGCTGGCCGCCGGAGAACTCATGCGGGTAACGGTCGACGCTGTCGGCGGCGAGGCCGACTTCGGTGAGGGTGTCGAGCACGCGCTGGCGCCGCGCCGCCTCGTCGAGTTCGGGAAAGTGCAGCGCCACGCCCTCGCCGACGATCTGGCCGACGGTCAGACGCGGCGACAGCGAAGCGAACGGGTCCTGGAATACCACCTGGTAGTCGCGGCGCGAGGCGCGCAGGGCCTGTCCGCGCAGCGTGTCGAGCCGGGTGGCGTCGAGGGTGATCTGCCCTTCCGCCTCGATCAGCCGCATCAGCGCGAGCCCCAGCGTGGTCTTGCCGGAGCCGGATTCGCCGACGATGCCGAGGGTACGGCCGGCGGCCACGCTGAGGTCCACGCCGTGCACCACCTGCGTCACGGTCTTGCCGAACCAGCCGCGGCGGCGGCTGAACGATACGCGGATCGCCTCGGCCCGCAGCCGCGGCGCGGCCTGGTCTGAGGTTTCCGTCAGGGTATCCGGCCGGCTCGCCAAGAGCTCGCGCGTGTAGGGATGGGCCGGCTGGCCGAACACCTCGGCCACCGTCCCCGCTTCGACCACCTCGCCGTTCCTCATCACCGCCACGCGGTCGGCGAAGCGCCGCACCAGGTTGAGGTCGTGGGTGATGAACAGCACCGCCATGCCAAGATCGCGCTGCAGCTCGTCGAGCAGGGCGAGAATCTGCGCCTGCACCGTGACGTCGAGCGCGGTGGTCGGTTCGTCGGCGATCAGCAGCTTGGGCTGGCAGGCCAGCGCCATAGCGATCATGGCGCGCTGGCGCTGGCCGCCGGAGAGCTGGAAGGGATAGGCGTCGACCTTGGTTTCCGGGTCGGGAATGCCGGTGCGCGCCAGCAGTTCGATGGCCTGCTGTCTGGCCTCACGCGGCGGCAGGCCGAAGTGCTGGCTCAAGGTCTCGATGATCTGGTTGCCGACGGTGTACACCGGGTTGAGCGCCGACATCGGCTCCTGGAAGATCATCGCCATCTCGCGCCCGCGCAGCTGGCGCAGCCGGCGCTCTGGCTGGCCCAGCAGTTCTTCGCCGTTGAAGCGGATGGCGCCGGACAGCGTCACGTCCGGGTTGAGGCGCATCAGTGCCTGCGCGGTGACGGTCTTGCCGGAGCCGGATTCGCCCACCAGCGCCACCTTCTCGCCGGCGCGCACGGTGAAGCTCACGCCGCGCACGGCGTCGCTGTGGCCGAAGCGGGCATGCAGGTTTTCTACCGACAGCAGTGGGTCCATGTCAGCCCTTGCGTGTATCGAGTGCCGCGCGCAGCCCCTCGCCGATGAAGATCAGCAACAGCAGCGTGACGGTCAGTACGGTGAAGGTGGACAGCGCGATCCACCAGGCGTCGAGGTTGTCCTTGCCCTGGGCCAGCATTTCGCCAAGGCTCGGCGTGGTGGCCGGCACACCCAGGCCGAGGAAGTCGAGGCTGGTCAGCGCCAGGATGGCGCCGCTGACGCGGAACGGCAGGAAGGCCAGTACTGGCGTCAGGCTGTTGGGCAGCACGTGGCGCCACATGATCTGGCGGTTGGCGAGCCCGAGCGAGCGCGCCGCCAGCACGTAGTCCATCTGGCGGTTTTTCAGGAACTCGGCGCGCACGTAGTCGGCGAGCCCCATCCAACCGAACAACGCCAGCAGCACCAAGAGCAGCGTCAGGCTGGGGTTGAAGAACGACGACAGGATAATCAAGAGGTAGAGTTCCGGCAGGCTGCCCCAGATCTCGATCACGCGCTGCAGCGCGAGGTCGAGCCGGCCGCCGAAGTAACCCTGCAAGCCCCCCAGCAGCACGCCGACCAGCGTGCCGACCGCGGTCAGCGCCAGCGCGAACAGCACCGACAGCCGGAAACCGTAGATCAGCCGCGCCAGCACGTCGCGCCCGCGGTCGTCGGTGCCGAGCAGGTTGGCGGCGGACGGCGCCGCCGGGTTCGGGGCCTCGGCGAAGTAGTTGAGCGTGTTGTAGCTGTAGGGGTTGGGCGCGAACACGGCGAAGTTGCCGTTGGCGGAGAGCCGATCGCGGATGTAGGGGTCGAGGTAATCGGCCGGCGTGTCGAAATCGCCGCCGAACACCGTCTCGTTGTAGTCGAACAGCACCGGGTAATAGAACTCGCCCTGGTAGCGCACCACGAGCGGCCGGTCGTTGGACAGCAGCTCGGCCCCCAGCGTCAGCACGAACAGGATGGCGAACAGCCACAGGCTGACGTAGCCGCGGCGATTGGCCTTGAAGCGGCGCCAGGCGCGTTGCGACGGGGTCAGACTCATTGCCCGCCCTCCTCGAAGCTGACACGCGGGTCGACCAGCACGTAGGACAGATCGGACAGCAGCTTGGCCACCAGGCCCATCAGCGTGAACAGGTAGAGCGAGCCCATCACCACCGGGTAGTCGCGGCGGATCACCGACTCATATGACAACAGCCCCAGCCCGTCGAGCGAGAACAGCGTCTCGATCAGCAGGCTGCCACTGAAGAAGGCGCCGATGAAGGCCGACGGAAAGCCGGTGATCAGCGGAATCAGCGCATTGCGGAACACGTGCTTGTACAGGATGCGCCGCTCCGACAGGCCCTTGGCGCGCGCGGTGTAGACGTACTGGCGGCGGATTTCCTCGAGGAACACGTTCTTGGTCAGGATCGTCATCACCGCCAGGTTGCCGACCACCGAGGCGGTCACCGGCAGCGTGATGTGCCACAGGTAGTCGAGCACCTTGTCGACGAGGCCGAGGTCGGCCCAATTCTCGCTGACCAGCCCGCGCAGCGGGAACAACTGCCAGAAGCTGCCGCCGCCGAACAGCACCAAGAGCGCCACCCCCAGCACGAAGCCGGGAATGGCGTAGCCCACCAGGATCACGGTGCTGGTGAAGAGATCGAACGGCGAGCCGTCGCGTACCGCCTTGCTGACGCCCAGGGGAATGCAGACCAGATAGGTGATGAAGAAGCTCCACAGCCCGATGCTCATCGACACCGGCAGCTTGGAGACGATCAGCCCCCACACCGACTCGTGGTGGAAGAAGCTCTCGCCCAGATCGAAGCGGGCGAACTTCACCAGCATGTCCCCGAAGCGCTCCAGCGCCGGCTTGTCGAAGCCGTATTGTGCCTTCAGCGCGGCGATCTCCTCCGGGCTCAGGCCGGTACGGCCCTTGAACGGACTGCCGCCGCCCTGTGCCGCCTCGCCGGCGACGCCGGTGTGAGTCAGCTGCTGCACCATCTGCTCGATCGGTCCGCCCGGCACGAACTGGATGATGGCGAAGGTGATGGCGAGGATGCCCACCAGCGTCGGGATCATCAGCAGCAAGCGCTTCAGAATGTAGTGCCACATCAGCGTGCCTCCTGCGGTTTGACCCACCAGGTCTCGATCGCCCAGCTGGTGGCGTCGTAGTAGCGCGGCAGCCGTGCCGGCTGGCCGAAGCGGTTCCACCACGCCGCACGGTGATAGGGAATGTGCCAGTTCGGCACCACGTAACGGCCGGCGCGCAGCACGCGGTCGAGCGCCCGGCTGGCGGCGATCAGGTCGCTGCGGGTCTTGAAGCGCAGGAAGTTCTGCAACAGCGCGTCGACCGCCGGGTCGGCCACGCCGGCCCAGTTGCTCGAACCGGGCGTACGCGCCGCCTCGCTGCCGTGAAAGCCCAGCTGCTCGTTGCCCGGGCTCTGGCTCGCGCCGTATACCACCACCGTGGTGTCGTAGTCGAAATCGTTCAGGCGGCGCTGGTAGATGGCCGGGTCGACCACGCGCACCGTCAGCGTGATGCCGAGTTTGGCCAGATGCTTCTGCCAAGAGGCGACAATGCGCTCGTAGGTACGCGAGTAGGACAGGAACTCGAATTCGAACGGTCGGCCTTGTTTGTCCACCAGCCGCCCGCCCTCGTAGCGCCAGCCGGCCTGATAGAGCAGTTGGCGCGCCTGGCGCAGGTTGGTGCGCACGCCGTAGCGGCCGGACACCTGCGGCGGTTCGACCGCCGGGCCGAACACCTCGGGGTCGAGCTTGTTACGCAGCGGATTCAGCAGCGCCAGCTCGTCCGGCCCCGGCAGCCCCGTGGCTGCCAATTCGCTGTTGGTGAAGTAGCTGGCGCTGCGCCGGTACTGGCCGTAGAACAGCTGGCGGTTGGTCCACTCGAAGTCGAACGCCAGCGCCAGCGCCTCGCGCACGCGCTTGTCGCGGAACAGCGGCCGTCTCAGGTTGAACACGAAGCCCTGCATGCCGGCCGAGCTGCCGTGCGGCAGGGTCTTCTTGACGATGCGGCCGTCCTCGAACTTGCTGCCCAGGTAGCCGCGCGCCCACTGCTTGGCGACGTTCTCCACCGACAGGTCGAATTCGCCGGCCTTGAACGCCTCGAGCCGCGCCGTCTCGTCCTTGTAGTAGCGGTAGAGGATGGTGTCGAAGTTGTACATCCCGCGCCGCACCGGCTCGTTGGCCGCCCAGTAGGCCGGGTTGCGGCGGAAGCGCGAGAACTTGCCCAAGTCATACTGCTCCAGCAGGTAGGGGCCGGAGCCGATCGGCGGCGCCTGCACGCGGTCCCCCAGCTTGGTGCCGGGAGGCAGCCACTTGCGCGAGAACACCGGTAACTGGGCGATGATCAGGTGCAGCTCGGCATTGCGGCGCTTGAAATCGAAGCGAACGTTGGCGGCGTCGAGCACCACGGCGCGTGCCACGTCGGCCCAGTAGAAGCGGTAGGACGGCGAGGCGGTCGGGTCGCGCGTCAGCGTATCGAACGAGAACTTCACGTCCTCAGCCGTGACCTTGTCGCCATTGGAAAACCTTGCACGCGGATTGAGATGGAAGCTCACCGACAGCCCGTCGTCGGCCAGCCGGATATCGTCGGCGAGCAGGCCGTACACGGTGAACGGCTCCTCCTCGCCCTGGGTCATCAGCGTCTCCACCAACAGCGCCCCGACCCCGGCTTCCTTGTCCCCCTTCAGCGTGAACGGATTGAGCGTGTCGAAACTGCCCAGTGCCGGCAACACCAGCCGCCCGCCCTTGGGCGCGGCCGGGTTGACGTAATCGAAATGGGCAAAGTTCGGCGGATACTTGGGCGCGTAACCCAGCGCCAGCGCTGGCGCAGCCACGGCCAGCCGGGTCAGGAACACCCCCATCACCCCAATCAGCAGCAAAATACGCATGTCACCTTCTTGTTCCGGTCTGGCCGCGCCGTCGCGGCCGCCCTCGAGAATGCTCTGAACTCCATCGCGCGCGGCGGTTCCCGGCGCCATGACGGCATGCTGTCGCTGTTTTACCCTAGGCCACGGCGCTTGAAAACCAAAAAAATGGGCCTTCCCGCGTCGTCCGACTGTCGGGCCAAGCCCAGGCTTGGTTATAATACGGCCCTGTTTACACCGAGAAGGACTCAAGATGGGCTTCCTGCAAGGCAAAAAGATTCTGATTACCGGCATGATCTCCAACCGTTCCATCGCCTACGGCATTGCCCAGGCCTGTCATCGCGAAGGCGCGGAACTGGCGTTCACCTACGTGGTGGACAAATTGGAAGACCGTGTGCGGGAAATGGCCGCCGACTTCGGCAGCAAGCTGGTCTACCGCTGCGACGTGCAGAACGATGCCGACATTGAGCAACTGTTCGTCGACCTGGGCAAGGACTGGGACGGTCTGGACGGCCTGGTGCACGCCATCGCCTTCGCCCCGCGCGAATCGCTGGAAGGCGACTTCCTCGATGCGCTGAGCCGCGAAGCGTTCCAGATCGCTCATGACGTGTCCGCCTACAGCTTCCCGGCGCTGGCCAAGGCCGCTCGCCCGATGATGAAGGGCCGCAATGGCGCCCTGCTGACGCTGTCCTACCTCGGCGCCGTGCGCGCCATCCCGCACTACAACGTGATGGGGCTGGCCAAGGCCAGCCTGGAAGCCTCGGTGCGCTTCATGGCTGCCAGCCTCGGCAAGGACGGCCACCGCGTCAACGGCATTTCCGCCGGCCCGATCAAGACCCTGGCCGCCTCCGGCATCTCGGGCTTCTCCAAGCTGCTGTCGATCGCCGCCAACCAGTCCTGCCTGCGCCGCAACGTGACCACCGAAGAAGTCGGCAACACCGCCGCCTTCCTGCTGTCCGACCTGGCCTCCGGCATCACCGGCGAGATCACCTACGTGGACGGTGGTTTCAACATCAACTCGATGAACGTGCCGGAAGAGTAAGCACCGTCTTATTTTGTAGGGAAGCAGCTAAAGCGGAAAACCAACGCATAATTCCCGACAATTCCCGGCTACACACCAAAACGGGGCAATCCTTTTAAACAAGGATCGCCCCGTTTTCTTTCTTTCCCATCCATCTCTTCTTATCTCTCGCCGTGATATAAAACCACTACATATGTCATCTCCCGTCTTCTGCCCCTCTTCCAGAATCATACCGCTCAACCGAAACCCGGCTTGCGTGTGAATTACACCCCATTCGGACATGTTGAGAAGCGCGATGGCACGGTCGTAGCGTGCAACCACGCCCGCGGCGTGGGGTAGCACGATGACGCCGGACAGGGCGCCGACGGAGGCAGCCCCACCCCGCTTCGGCCAACAGCATGGCACTCCTCCCGGTGAGGAGTGCCACCTATACTCATTAGACCGCTCCTCGATCTCGGATTGATCATGCCCCGCCGCCTCCCTCCCCTCGTCCTCGCCCTGCTGCTGACGATGCCCTGTCTGGCGGCCGAGCGGGTGGTGTTGTATGGCGACCAGGCTTATCCGCCCTATTCTTACCTCGAAAACGGAGAATTCAAGGGAATCTACGTCGACCTCCTGCTGGCGGCAGCAAAGCGCATGGCCCCGGACTACCGGATCGAGTTGCAGCCGACGCCATGGCGCCGTGGGCTGGCCATGCTGGAAAACGGCCAGGCGCTGGGATTGTTTCCCCCTTACCGACGACCTGAGCGCCGCTATATCGACTCTTACTCCATTCCGCTCTATCGCGAGCGAGTGGTGGTGGTGTGCAACCGCAAGGCGATGAACCGGCCTCGCCGCCGCTTCCCGGAGGACTTCGGCGACGTCGTCATCGGCGTCAATGCCGGTTTCGCGCTATCCGGGGCGTTGGTGGAGGCGCGCAAACGAGGGCAGGTGCAGGTGGAAGAAGCCAACGGGACGGTCGCCAACTTGCGCAAGTTGGCGCTCGACCGCATTGGCTGTTACACCAACGACAGCCTGTCGATCCGCTACACCCTCATGCGCCTGAAGAAAGAGGCCGTGCACTCTGCCGAACTCGACACGCTGTCCTTGCATGAAGTCACCGAGCTCTCCGGGGAGGAGGCTTATATCGGCTACAGCCGTCATGCCAACCCCGCCCACAAGGCCGACTTCATTCGCAAACTCGATGCTGTCCTGCAGGACCTGCAGCGGCACGGGGAGCTGGATCACCTCGTGGCGAAATATGGTTCCTGAGCGATAATCACGACGACCCTCAGTTCAGGAAGGGGAAATCGAACGGTGGACGATGCCCTTCCATCAGGCGGCTCAACGCCTCGGCCGAGCCGCACGCCATGGTCCAGCCCAGCGTGCCGTGACCGGTGTTGACCCAGAGGTTGGGGTAGCGCAAGCGGCCGATGAAGGGGACCGCAGAGGGCGTGACGGGGCGCAAGCCGCTCCAGAACTCGGGCTCGCCGTGGTCGTTGAGCTGCGGGAACAGCTCCCGGGTGCGGCGCACCAGCAGGTCGCAGCGGATGGGGTTGGGGTCGTGGTTGAAACCGGCGATCTCGGCGGTGCCGGCCACGCGCAGGCGATTTCCCAAGCGGGAAAAGACGATCTTGTATTCATCGTCGATCAGACTGACCGTGGGGGCGACGCTCGATTCCGACAGGGAAAAGGTGGCCGAATAACCCTTGACCGGGTAAACCGGCAGGGAAATCCCCAGCGGCCGCAGCAGCGCCGGGCCGTAGCTGCCCAGCGCCACGACGTAGGCGTCGGCGACGTGGCGACGCCCGTCGGAGGTCACCGCCGCCGCAATCCTCCCCTGCTCCGTTTCGAGGCGGGCAAGGGGTTGGCCGAAGGCAAACCGCACCCCGGCGCGCCGGCAGTGCTCCGCGAGCTGCCGGGTAAACTGGCGGGCGTCGCCCGATTCGTCGTCGGCGGCGAAGTCGCCCCCCACCAGCCGATCGCCGAGAGGCGCCAGCGCCGGTTCGAGTTCGAGGCATTGGGCGGCCGAGACCGGGCGGCGTTCGCAGCCGAACTCGCCGAGCAGCCGCGCGGCCTGGATCCCCTTGGCGTATTCCGCCTGATCGGTGTAGACGTGCAGGATGCCACGCTCCAGCCGGTCGTACTGGAGTCCGCCACGTCCGGCCAGTTCGCTGCCCAGCTGTTTCAGGCAATCCCGACTGTAGAGCGCCAGTGCGACGACGTGCCGCATATTCCGTTTGTAGCGGTCGGCGCGGCACTCGCGCAGGAAACGCAGCGTCCAGCCGAGCAAGGCCGGGTCGGCGCGCAAGCGGAACAACAGCGGCGCATCCTCTTTTCCCAGCCAGCGCAGGGCCTTCAGCGGGGCATGGGGATTCGCCCACGGCTCGGCATGCGAGACCGAGATCTGGCCGCCATTGGCAAAGCTGGTTTCCAGTGCCGGCTCGGGCTGGCGGTCGATCACGGTGACGTCATGGCCTTGCCGGGAGAGGTACCAGGCCGACGTGACTCCCACTACACCGGCCCCCAGGACGATGATTTTCATTACCCGCTCCTTACATTAATCCGGATCCGGCGATTCCGACCCCTCCACACGTCCGGCCCCAGCCTGGGCCTCGGCCTCGATCTTGGCCAAGGCCGCCGCCGCCCGCTGCAACGCCGGCAGCAGCTGCAGCGCCTTGTCCGGCGTCAGCCGCAGCACCGGCGCCTGGATCGCGATCCCGGTGTTGGACTTGCCCCCCGGCGTCGGCACCAGCACCGCCAGGCAGAACAGCCCCGGCAGGAATTCCTCGTCGTCGACCGCGTAGCCGTCCCGCTTCACCCGCTCGATCTCCCGCTCCAGCGCCCCCAGGTCGGTCAGCGTCTTCGCGGTGTAGCGTTCCAGCGGCACGTGCTCCAGCAGCCGGCGCCGCTGGCTCGGGCTCATCTGCGCCAGGAACAGCTTGCCGCTCGCCGAGCAGTGCGCCGGCACCCGCGAGCCGGGGTGCAGGTAGAAGCGCAGCGGCGCCGGGGTTTCCACCCGGTCCAGGTACAGCACTTCGCTGCCCGACAGCGCGGTGATGTTGCAGCTTTCGCCCACTTCTTCCACCAGTTGGCGCAGCACCGCGTGGCGCGCGCCGTGCACGGTGTTGTTGAGCAGCAGGTTCTCGGCCATGCGCCGCAGCCGCACCCCGGTGCTGTAGTGCCGCCCGTCGCCGTCGCGTTGCAGCATCCCGGCGCTTTCCAGTTGCTGCAGCATGCGGTGCAGCGTCGGCTTGGGCAGCCCGGTTTCTTCCACCAGTCCTTGCAGCGTGAAGAACTGGTCCTTTTCCGCGATCACTTCCAACAACGCGAACAGCCGCAGCGTCGGCGTGTCGCCATCGAGCCGGGCCGGTTCGCTCTTCGGGGTCTGTGGTGTGTCGTTCATGGCGTTTCCATCATAGTTCAGTTTCTGTTTTTGATACAACAAGTATCGTTTTACGAAATTTGTTGTTGACTTGCCGCATACACCCTCCTAGAGTTGAGTCTTGTCTCACATATCGGAATATTTCGTACCGGTTTTGAGATGATACCCACAGGAGACTAGTCAGCATGAGCGAGCAAGCCAACCGTACGGTGCCCGTCGGCCCCACCAAGATGACCCCTTCCGAAGCCTTCGTCGAAACCATGGTGGCCAATGGCGTGACCGATATGTTCGGCATCATGGGGTCGGCCTTCATGGATGCCATGGATATTTTCGCCCCCGCCGGCATCCGCTTGATCCCGGTGGTCCACG is a genomic window containing:
- a CDS encoding IclR family transcriptional regulator, with amino-acid sequence MNDTPQTPKSEPARLDGDTPTLRLFALLEVIAEKDQFFTLQGLVEETGLPKPTLHRMLQQLESAGMLQRDGDGRHYSTGVRLRRMAENLLLNNTVHGARHAVLRQLVEEVGESCNITALSGSEVLYLDRVETPAPLRFYLHPGSRVPAHCSASGKLFLAQMSPSQRRRLLEHVPLERYTAKTLTDLGALEREIERVKRDGYAVDDEEFLPGLFCLAVLVPTPGGKSNTGIAIQAPVLRLTPDKALQLLPALQRAAAALAKIEAEAQAGAGRVEGSESPDPD